Within the Eucalyptus grandis isolate ANBG69807.140 chromosome 1, ASM1654582v1, whole genome shotgun sequence genome, the region AATTCAGATAGTTGCATACTCATGGCATCCAATTTTCAACAACCTCTGCCAAAGAGTTCCAACTTATTGAGGAAGTTATATCTTGTACGAGCATTGGACATCTTATGAAAAAATTTGGTGTTTCTGTCACCCTCATCAAGCCAAATCTCCCGAGACTTCTGTCTCAGGAGGTTTCTTCCATTTTTAAATCAACAAGGCGAGTTCTTTTTCCCATTCTATTCTCCTAAAGCTTTTCTCCAATAGAGTCACCTGGATCTCCCTATCATCAAGCTCATCAACTTGTTGAATTGTCTCACTAATTTTATTTCCCAGGTTTTCTACCTTCTTGTGACTCCATTGTTTCAGAACGTATTTTAGCTTCTTGAGCATCGAAGCAAAATCAAAACTGGCATACCCTCCAAAAGAACTATTCTTCCATTAATTAATAACTGCCTCTTTAAAATCTTCTGTTTTGAGCCAATTATTCACACAACGCAAAGGAGTGGGGCCCATCTAATACCTTTCAACTCTAACAGAAAAGATGGTGGTATGAGGTCACACAAGGTAGCATTCAAAAAACAATTGCCAAATTGGTTGAGTTTATTGCGTGTTATTTCTCCTCGAGATGGTGACTATTAAAATCTTTGATGTGCATTGTAATCAAGCTGCACTTGTGTGATTAGAGTTCTCTGAACTTCCTTCTTGTAGACTCAGGTCCTGTGGTTTTTTGAATAAGTTTCAAAGAAAGTGTATCTCTCAGGTTGGAGTCAGTTAAAGTAATGCTAATGCTCTGGCTCATTATATATGTTCTCTGATCTTTTAGTGGTATGTTCTTTCTCATTTATGTGATTAGGAGATGCTCCCTTTAGCTTAACTCTATATTTCCCTAACTGCAGGTGGAGCAGCAAATGAGTGAGAGTTTGCTGACTGGGAAAGGAATTTCATTCTACTGCCTGCTGGAGGCAGTGCCATTTCAGGGCAGTGGCGATAAGATCAAATTGCCTCCTTCCTGCTTCACTGAATTGTCTGATCAAGGTGCCTTTGATAAGGGGCCTATGTACTTTCGGCTGGCAGTGGTTCAACAGGGTAATCCTGTGGATATGAAAACTGACAATGAGGAGAATGGGGCTTCCCATTGTGGTGTGTTAGAGTTTACTGCAGAGGAAGGTTCTGTTGGACTTCCCCCTCATGTATGGAGTAACATTTTCCAGTCAGATTTGCCAGCGACTCCATTGGTTGAAGTCCGTTATGTCTGGCTCCCAAAAGGAACTTATGCAAAACTTCAGCCTGATGGGATGGGCTTCTCCGACTTGCCCAATCACAAGGCTATTCTTGAAACAAGCCTGCGGCAGCATGCGACTCTTTCTCAAAATGAGATTGTGACTGTAAATTATGGTGACGTTATATACAGGTTACGTGTACTTGATTTGAAACCTGCTTCAAGTGTGTCAGTTTTAGAAACTGACATTGAGGTTGATATAGTTGGCCCTGATTCTAATCTGGAGGGGACAGATCAGCGCAGGCTCATACCCCTGACACCAGGAAAGTCTGAGTCTGGAATGGTTGACGAAGGCAACTATGTTTATTACAagttttccattgaaaatgaTGTCTGGGAGAAGATATCTTCTCAAAATGCCATGGTGGAGGTGAAGATAGAAGCAGAAACAGATGAGGGAGACACTGATCTTTACATATCCAGGCATCCCCTTATATTCCCGAACCGACATCAGCATGAATGGTCTTCACATGATGTGGGTTCAAAGACACTGATTCTTAGCTTCAAGGATAAGGGTCTTGGAGCAGGCACTTATAGCGTTGGTGTCTATGGCTTCAAGGGAACAAGTAAATTCCTGGTATCAGTTACTATTAATGATAATATCCAGAGGACAGTGGGTCAACAGGCTGCATCCTCATCTTCACCTGCAGAGATGGATACTGTGGAGTGTAGAAACTGCAAGCGTTTCATACCCAGTAGAACTGTAGCACTGCATGAAGCATATTGCAGCAGACATAACGTAGTTTGTCAGCATGTGGGTTGTGGAATAGTTCTAAGAGTTGAGGAGGCTAAGAACCATGTGCATTGTGACAAATGTGGACAAGCGTTTCAGCAAGTAGAAATGGAGAAGCATATGAAAGTGTTCCATGAGCCAATCCAATGTCCTTGTGGAGTTATCCTGGAAAAGGTGCAAATGGTAAGCTAAGTGTTCTTGTATTTCTGCTGTTTAAGATATAAACAGCTTTTACTTCTgctaaaaattgctaaaaacaTCTTTCACATTAATGTCTTAGATTATTTCCAAGGGCTCTTGTGATTTTTGCTTTCTTCAGTACGTCATCTTGAATCATTGACTGTCATGAATTGGTCAGTGTGTCTGGATGTCCAACATGAATGCATGTCTCGAACATGTTGTCGAGATGTGCATATGCTGAGTGTACCCTAACGATAGGTTTGGGCTGCACATTGTGGCAAATATGCAGTTAGATATTAGACATGACATTACATCTCTGGGATACCGAGCATTTTGAGGAGAGAAAATATCAAGGCTAGAATACGTCTACTCTATTATTGTACTTATGTTATGTCTTTGTTTGGCAGGTGGAGCACCAAACTTCAGTTTGCCCCTTACGCTTGATCGCGTGTCGTTTCTGCGGGGACATGGTCCATGCAGGAGACACTGCAGCGGACCTGAGAGACAAATTAAGAGGTCTGTGTGAGCATGAGAGCATCTGTGGATCAAGAACTACCCCTTGTGATTCATGCGGCCGTTCTGTCATGTTGAAGGACATGGACATACACCAAATAGCCGTTCACCAAAAGAACTAGATGAAGAACCTTCTCAATCTTATCTGATCGCCACACTGTATGAATCGATCTATCTGGGTGTATCAGCATACTGCTTTCCCAGAATTCCTGTGGTTGAGACTGGTGTGAGACGGTGAATGTGTATCATGTGAGAATGGTTGTGCCTGCAGTGTCGCTCTTTGTACTTGCATGTGGTATGCTGCTGCCTGGAAATGCTTCTCTCGAAAATTGCAGGGCCGTCTTCATCCTGATCATTGGTGTATAGTATGTTTCCCGGGTCATACGAGAAGGATTACTCGGAGAGATCTTATCTATTGTATCTTCTTTCGATTTCTCATTGGTTTGGACCGACTGTGTGGAAGGCCTTCAAGTCTAATTATTAAATCTTCTTGTTTAGTCTGATCTTCAAATCTATGTGAGTATCTGTATGCATATGCGTATGTGTTGgggaaatttaattaatttatctcGTACGACCGTGATCAAAATACTAGTGCATCTACAAGGAAAATACGCACTAGGagcaaatttctttttatcttctctgatgaatttcctttaaaatacatttttcaccttttttggttttggtaaaaaaaggtttaaaatatCTAGATTCTATTTGTTGTGTGAAAATGAATGGTGcggaaattattattttaagaattattACTTATATCTCTTATAAAATaaacgaattaaaaaaaaattcatcatttacAGAATTATTCAggtataaattattataaagtGATGTTAATAAGTACTTCGTCGATGTAACTCCAGCCGGGTTCGCACGATCAGACCGCGCAATCTGCTAAAGGCAAAGGGAGATGGCACGCGTGTCGCCAATCCATCGCTGACTCGACCGTAACGACAGGTACACCCGACCACAGCAAATCGCTCTCCCGTCGTCCCCGCAAGAATTCAAACGCCACCGGACGGagggaaaagagggaaaaaccGAAACCGGATCTATCCgttctctccttctcctttcctCCGACGCTCCGTGCTTCCTCCTTCTCTCAACTGCAAACTCCTCCCGAATCTCGACGCTCCGGCACCCTAAGGCCcgcccgcctccgccgccgcaggCTCCGC harbors:
- the LOC104435200 gene encoding uncharacterized protein LOC104435200, which gives rise to MDFELRRAREKLEKEQKERKALAKARLERERKAKGEARKQREAIEAVQRSRRLDALEAQEKVEQQMSESLLTGKGISFYCLLEAVPFQGSGDKIKLPPSCFTELSDQGAFDKGPMYFRLAVVQQGNPVDMKTDNEENGASHCGVLEFTAEEGSVGLPPHVWSNIFQSDLPATPLVEVRYVWLPKGTYAKLQPDGMGFSDLPNHKAILETSLRQHATLSQNEIVTVNYGDVIYRLRVLDLKPASSVSVLETDIEVDIVGPDSNLEGTDQRRLIPLTPGKSESGMVDEGNYVYYKFSIENDVWEKISSQNAMVEVKIEAETDEGDTDLYISRHPLIFPNRHQHEWSSHDVGSKTLILSFKDKGLGAGTYSVGVYGFKGTSKFLVSVTINDNIQRTVGQQAASSSSPAEMDTVECRNCKRFIPSRTVALHEAYCSRHNVVCQHVGCGIVLRVEEAKNHVHCDKCGQAFQQVEMEKHMKVFHEPIQCPCGVILEKVQMVEHQTSVCPLRLIACRFCGDMVHAGDTAADLRDKLRGLCEHESICGSRTTPCDSCGRSVMLKDMDIHQIAVHQKN